Within the Comamonadaceae bacterium OTU4NAUVB1 genome, the region AAGGCTGAGGTTTCCATGTTTTGGCAGGGGAGAAAGGATTCGAACCTTTGCATGCTGGAATCAAAATCCAGTGCCTTAACCAGCTTGGCGACTCCCCTACACGGGTCGATGGCTTGCACCATCAACCGATATGTGCGGCACCGGAACGCATCCCGCGGCCCGGTCCTTCTGCTTCAGTCTGCCCAGCCCGCCAAGGGATGGACATCCAGGTTGCCGCATCTGCGGACCTGCCAGCCCTCGTGAGGAATGGCCGATTCCGCGTCCTGCGGCATGTCGCTGTCGAGCGGTCCGTCGACGGCATTCATGGGAGCGAACACCGCACTGCCTGAACCGGTCATCCGGGCATCGAATCCCTGCGAACGGAGCCATCGGATGGCTTCGGACACCTCGGGACAGAGCCTTTGAGCAACCGGCTGCAGGTCGTTGTGTCCAAACCCGTAGGTCTGATCGATGCGTCCTGCAGCAAAGCCAGAGAGTATAGCAGCAGGCGTGGCACGTTCAAGGTCCGGCGCCATAAAAATGCTGCGGGTATCGATTCCCGCCACGGGCTTGACGATCACGAAACGCGCCGGCGGCAGGGTGATCGGCGTGATCCGCTCGCCGATCCCTTCGACCCAGGCGTGGTGCCCGCCGAGAAAGAAAGGGATGTCCGCACCCAGCGACAGTCCGATCTCGGCGAGCGTCGAACGCGGCAGGCGCAGGTTCCACAGCCGGTTGAGCGCCAGCAGGCAGGTGGCCGCGTCCGATGAGCCGCCGCCCATGCCGGCCTGCGCGGGCACCTGTTTGTCGACGGCGATGTGAGCCCCCTGTCCGGGTCCGGCGAAGCGCTGGAGCGCGCGTGCCGCGCGAAGGATCAGATCGTCCTCGGGAAGCGGGCTGGTGAGGTCCTCGCGACTGAGGCCGCCGTCGCGGCGGGCCTCGATGTGCAGCGTGTCGCACCAGTCGACAAGCATGAACACCGACTGCAGCAGGTGATAGCCGTCGTCGCGCCGCCCGGTGATGTGCAGGAAGAGGTTGAGCTTGGCCGGAGCCGGCAGGTCGTAGAGCGTTTGCATGGTCGGGCGCGGCCGGCGAAGCGGAAAAAAGCGGGAGCAGGCGGTTCGCGTGTTCAGGGTCGTTCGAACACGATGCGCAGGTCGGCGCCCGGCTGCGGTGACTCGCGCACGGCGCGCAGGCGGCCCTGGGCGACCT harbors:
- the ispE gene encoding 4-(cytidine 5'-diphospho)-2-C-methyl-D-erythritol kinase yields the protein MQTLYDLPAPAKLNLFLHITGRRDDGYHLLQSVFMLVDWCDTLHIEARRDGGLSREDLTSPLPEDDLILRAARALQRFAGPGQGAHIAVDKQVPAQAGMGGGSSDAATCLLALNRLWNLRLPRSTLAEIGLSLGADIPFFLGGHHAWVEGIGERITPITLPPARFVIVKPVAGIDTRSIFMAPDLERATPAAILSGFAAGRIDQTYGFGHNDLQPVAQRLCPEVSEAIRWLRSQGFDARMTGSGSAVFAPMNAVDGPLDSDMPQDAESAIPHEGWQVRRCGNLDVHPLAGWAD